In Octopus bimaculoides isolate UCB-OBI-ISO-001 chromosome 26, ASM119413v2, whole genome shotgun sequence, the following are encoded in one genomic region:
- the LOC106876516 gene encoding growth hormone secretagogue receptor type 1, with protein sequence MFQLQLFLILIIYKMHLVNSSNNLSVPHQNDYHARTTHYPSSPESRWNNDNSSSSNITSLDLYWEHRLAVIINLYMPPILIVLGAICNCLVVRVMVGRWFSSVSSSVYLIAGTIADTASLLIALPVHWLYVNFPDSIHRNEYSHIMCKFFNFFGWGSSDYGIILTVAMTVDKAIAILFPMKAKILCTTKRAKRVIFTLLLTVILKESHFLFTSNIVPLGRTEQLCTVDIPNDTYRIFYEKLWPTIHNSFLCLSFIIILISSSIIIISKTKMSRKLKKFSDSIRISHSVDQSKSRQITIMLLLESFTLVLLTLPYSLYVTIFNREQEPNDLHTKSINQLAFAIVFYFLYINRCLNFAMYCMSGSRFRSALLEVIRGSKAGQEIRIKLTATPASSCDPIVSVVSKSSL encoded by the exons ATGTTTCAGTTGCAATTATTCTTGATTTTAATCATTTATAAAATGCATCTTGTGAATTCTTCAAATAACTTATCGGTTCCCCATCAAAATGATTACCATGCAAGAACCACCCATTACCCCTCATCCCCAGAGAGCCGCTGGAATAAtgacaacagcagtagcagtaatatcACCTCACTTGACCTCTACTGGGAACACAGGCTTGCTGTTATCATCAATCTTTATATGCCACCTATTTTGATCGTTCTTGGGGCTATTTGTAACTGTTTGGTTGTCAGAGTAATGGTTGGGCGCTGGTTCTCGTCTGTTTCTTCATCGGTGTACCTGATAGCTGGGACAATAGCTGACACAGCGAGTCTGTTAATAGCCTTACCAGTTCATTGGCTTTATGTGAATTTTCCAGATTCAATTCACAGGAATGAATATTCTCACATCATGTGTAAGTTCTTCAATTTCTTTGGATGGGGTAGCAGCGACTATGGTATCATTCTCACTGTTGCTATGACAGTCGATAAGGCAATTGCCATTCTATTTCCgatgaaagcaaaaatattatGCACGACAAAACGTGCCAAAAGAGTTATATTCACACTTCTTTTGACTGTTATTCTCAAAGAGAGCCACTTCTTGTTCACATCTAACATCGTTCCACTGGGTCGCACAGAACAGCTGTGTACTGTCGACATTCCGAATGATACCTACCGTATTTTCTATGAGAAACTGTGGCCCACCATTCACAATTCTTTCCTCTGCCTATccttcatcattatcctcatcagcagcagcatcatcatcatcagtaagaCCAAAATGTCACGGAAATTAAAAAAGTTCTCAGACTCAATACGAATCTCTCATTCTGTGGATCAATCCAAAAGCCGACAAATCACTATCATGTTGCTTCTAGAATCCTTCACCCTTGTCCTACTCACGCTACCATATTCTTTATATGTCACCATCTTTAACAGAGAACAAGAACCAAACGACCTTCACACGAAATCCATCAACCAGCTTGCTTTTGCCATTGTTTTCTATTTCCTCTACATTAACAG GTGCCTCAACTTCGCCATGTACTGTATGAGTGGTTCCCGTTTCAGAAGTGCACTTCTTGAAGTAATTAGGGGGTCGAAAGCTGGccaagaaataagaattaaattaaCTGCCACTCCAGCCTCCTCGTGTGATCCAATAGTGAGTGTAGTTTCCAAGTCATCTCTCTGA